The nucleotide sequence TATAAAAGGGTATAGGGGAGATTTCAACCCATTTCTACTGCTTCCAGCAAACTCAAAAATTGGTTAATATCAATCAAAATATCTTCTGAAAAATGTTTAGGATAAGTCAACCGATGAAGATAGTAACCCGGAAGGGTTTCGCCAATATAATAATAGTAATCTAATTCGACTAAATTACTAATCCACCAATAGCAATGATAGACATAATTCGGAGAAAATAACTCAATAACTTTTGTTCCCGGTTGACAAAATACTAAATTTGTTAAACCACTCCCATGAGGTGCAATAATTAGTTCAGCTTGGGAAAATAACGCCGCTTGTTCGAGAACAGACATCGATTCTAATTGAACAGATTTGACTCCAAAGGGTTCTAAAACCGTTAACAATTCATCCTCATTTAAAATCCGACGACTTTTTGCTGAATTTCGAGTAATATAAATCCGTTTTAAACAAGGTGAATTTGAAATAGAATTAGCAGTCAAAAAATGCTGTTTTAAAAAATCGCACGTCCATTTTGGCATCCAAGCAACACAACCCGGAAAAGAAGGAACAATTAACTCCCTTGCTTGAATATGATGAAGTTTATGAATATTAATTTGTTGATTTTCGGGAATTCCTAATAATTCTAAAGTTTCCTGTTGGAAACTAAACCGATTATCAACAATAAAATAATCAATTTTATCTATATTAAAATTACTTTTTGTTAATAATTCAATACGAGGTAAAATATCTAACATCCAGTGAAAATAAACCGAATTTGAAAGTCCTGCTAAAACAGCAACCCTGCCGTTAATATTATGAATAGGAGGTAATTTTCCCTGGGATAAAATAGAATGTTGACTCGGATGTTTTGCGGGATGACTTGGACTTAATAAAGGAAATTCAGGAGAAAGATCCCCTAAAAAATGCTGTTCATTGGTTAAAATTGCTGATTGAGTTTGATCAGAACTTAACCAAAATCTTCCTTTAGGAATTTTAATCACAAAAGCAGCAGGAAGTTGAATCTGTTGACCAAATCTAAAACTAAAATGAATAGAATAATCAAGGGATTTGGGAGGCTTTAAATTAACAATGGTTTCAGGGTAAATTTGTAGATAATCCAGTTTATTTAAAGGTTCACTTTTGAGCCAATCTTCTGTTAATTCATCAAACTGAGTCGGAGGATTAATCGGTTGAATTGCTGAAATATCAAGATCGGATTTTAGTTTTCCAGCATCCAATAAATAGTTGATTAAATTATCAACCAAAACAGCAATATTTGATTCATTTTTCAGAGCTTTTTTGAAATAAAATAAACCTGCTTTAATTTGATTTTTATAGAACAATAAAAATCCTAAATACATTAAATACAAAGCGGATTCAGGATCAAATTTTAAACATTGTTTTAAGCAGTAAATTGCTTCATTTATTTCTCCAATATTAAATAAACTATAACCTAAATTATAATAAGCTTCAGTCAGATTCGGCTGATAATAAATTGCTTCTTTAAAATGGGTTATAGCTTTTTGAAATTCTTCTAATTTTAACCAACATTTTCCAACTACTAAGTGATAAATTGCTTTCTTATTTTCAATATAAAATTCACTATCATTAACAGTATTGATCCCAGATAAAGAACCTGACAAATTTGCACCCAAATAACATTGTAGTGCTTCTAAATAATCCTGTTTATGCTTATAAAATATATTCCCCGAACTTAAATAAACTTCAAAATTATTAGGCGCAATTTCTTGCGCTTTTTTAAGCAAAATTAATGCGGAATTTTGATCAAAATCAGATAAAATTTTACCGAGACAAAGATATAAATCTATTTGAGCTTCTAACGGGAAATATAATAATTTCAAAAGTTGAATAGCAAGGGGATTAATATTAGAGGTTGATAGAGTTTCGTCTTGAACTCTTGAAATTAAAGCTTGATAAAATTGAGGCTGTCGTTGCATCCCGTGTTGGAGAGCATCAATCCCTTGTTCAAATAATCCCCTAATTATTAAACT is from Planktothrix serta PCC 8927 and encodes:
- a CDS encoding tetratricopeptide repeat protein translates to MSDHIASNQTPDINKLQEQGNSYFEKQQFLDAISIYEQCILESPDIVSNYWYLGLSWLLQGDLFQAQTIWFSAFTQFNLDLEAAEITAFIDFLKSKARDYLSFQYFQFAQLIYEAILEWCDPDIEVYDNLGHAIALQGDLETAIQMWQKAIELQPDAVKAYLNQAILYQKLEQFEDAIRCYQAVIQRFPDYLSYYQLGLCLTQIQHWEAAINAFQNAIQLQPNYAPAYSDLGISLIIRGLFEQGIDALQHGMQRQPQFYQALISRVQDETLSTSNINPLAIQLLKLLYFPLEAQIDLYLCLGKILSDFDQNSALILLKKAQEIAPNNFEVYLSSGNIFYKHKQDYLEALQCYLGANLSGSLSGINTVNDSEFYIENKKAIYHLVVGKCWLKLEEFQKAITHFKEAIYYQPNLTEAYYNLGYSLFNIGEINEAIYCLKQCLKFDPESALYLMYLGFLLFYKNQIKAGLFYFKKALKNESNIAVLVDNLINYLLDAGKLKSDLDISAIQPINPPTQFDELTEDWLKSEPLNKLDYLQIYPETIVNLKPPKSLDYSIHFSFRFGQQIQLPAAFVIKIPKGRFWLSSDQTQSAILTNEQHFLGDLSPEFPLLSPSHPAKHPSQHSILSQGKLPPIHNINGRVAVLAGLSNSVYFHWMLDILPRIELLTKSNFNIDKIDYFIVDNRFSFQQETLELLGIPENQQINIHKLHHIQARELIVPSFPGCVAWMPKWTCDFLKQHFLTANSISNSPCLKRIYITRNSAKSRRILNEDELLTVLEPFGVKSVQLESMSVLEQAALFSQAELIIAPHGSGLTNLVFCQPGTKVIELFSPNYVYHCYWWISNLVELDYYYYIGETLPGYYLHRLTYPKHFSEDILIDINQFLSLLEAVEMG